The proteins below come from a single Perca flavescens isolate YP-PL-M2 chromosome 8, PFLA_1.0, whole genome shotgun sequence genomic window:
- the LOC114560774 gene encoding cystatin-B-like, whose translation MATKDGEYGAITDATEDTETLCDLVKKTVEEKTGKKYVEFKAVKYRQKDVVGGTNYLIKVHVGGDDYIYLTVFENIGEEVFLHDVQDHQTKDSPLVPF comes from the exons ATGGCAACCAAGGACGGAGAATACGGTGCCATAACAGACGCCACTGAGGACACTGAGACGCTTTGTGATCTG GTGAAGAAAACAGTGGAGGAAAAGACAGGAAAGAAGTATGTGGAATTCAAAGCAGTTAAATACAGGCAGAAAGATGTTGTGGGAGGAACCAACTACCTTATCAAG GTTCATGTTGGAGGAGatgactacatttatttgacagtctTTGAAAATATCGGAGAAGAGGTTTTCCTGCATGATGTACAGGATCATCAGACCAAAGACAGCCCCCTCGTACCTTTTTAG